From a region of the Malania oleifera isolate guangnan ecotype guangnan chromosome 12, ASM2987363v1, whole genome shotgun sequence genome:
- the LOC131143868 gene encoding agamous-like MADS-box protein AGL61 codes for MGNNKMMKGKGRKKIEIKKLPDAEGRLVTFSKRRSGIFKKASELCTLCGVNVSIVTFSPGKKPYAFGHPDVDTIVDRYYLNQNIQTSDHANIGAVIAEALRGDRICALNRELEKLVIDLELEKWRGVKLERMKEEILQERCQGWVGSIDALGMHELGELLVLMETLSKKVGNLVGEKQNEPSTSLQHVLSL; via the coding sequence ATGGGTAACAACAAAATGATGAAGGGCAAGGGTCGCAAAAAGATTGAGATCAAGAAGCTACCAGATGCCGAAGGGCGACTTGTGACCTTTTCAAAACGCAGGTCCGGCATCTTTAAAAAGGCCAGCGAACTGTGCACCCTCTGCGGCGTTAATGTCAGCATAGTAACTTTTTCCCCAGGAAAGAAACCCTATGCTTTTGGGCATCCCGATGTTGATACCATTGTGGACCGGTACTATCTTAACCAGAACATCCAAACAAGTGACCATGCAAATATTGGTGCTGTTATTGCAGAGGCTCTTCGAGGGGATCGAATTTGTGCACTTAACCGTGAACTTGAAAAGCTGGTTATAGATTTAGAGCTCGAGAAGTGGCGAGGGGTAAAGCTAGAGAGGATGAAGGAAGAAATATTACAGGAGAGGTGTCAAGGGTGGGTAGGTTCGATCGATGCCCTAGGAATGCATGAGCTTGGAGAGTTGCTCGTTTTAATGGAGACTCTTTCGAAGAAGGTTGGCAATTTAGTTGGGGAGAAGCAGAATGAGCCCTCTACTAGTCTTCAACATGTATTATCTCTGTAG